The following is a genomic window from Rutidosis leptorrhynchoides isolate AG116_Rl617_1_P2 chromosome 8, CSIRO_AGI_Rlap_v1, whole genome shotgun sequence.
TGAGAAATTAAAATGATGAATAATTCAGAATGATAGATGACGTATTTCACTCACTGTGATATTAAGTGTCTTCAAATTTGGGGAGCTACAAATCAATTCAACAACACATGATACCATAATACTATTCTGAAAATCTACTCTGTTCAATTCAAGAGTCTTTAGGCACGGTAACAACGCAATCGCATCGATATTTATTTCATCTTCCAAAAACTACAAAaggagaaaagaaaaataaaaggtggTACAATTTGAAATTTCATATAAAGCCTTTTTTGTTGTAAAAATCAAATTCAAAAGATCCAAATTTACATTTACCTTGCAGTTTTTAAAACATAGACAAAGCTCTTGAAGTTTTGGGAAAAACCGCATAAGTTGGAAGAAACCACTTCGTGTGATCTTTGTCATATTGTCAAGATTACACAACCGAAGCGATAACACTTTGAGATTTTCAAGTTTTGCAATCTCGGATCGTTTTATTTCATACGTGGTATCAAAATCAATTTTCAGACTCTCTAATAACGGACACCGAGAGATAAACTCCCCATATGTGTAGCTTCCAAATACTACAGAAGACAAATCTAAGCTCAATAGATTCGGGAAACCAATAAAACTAGGCATGGGACAAAC
Proteins encoded in this region:
- the LOC139862201 gene encoding F-box/FBD/LRR-repeat protein At1g13570-like isoform X2, giving the protein MSLVFGSYTYGEFISRCPLLESLKIDFDTTYEIKRSEIAKLENLKVLSLRLCNLDNMTKITRSGFFQLMRFFPKLQELCLCFKNCKFLEDEINIDAIALLPCLKTLELNRVDFQNSIMVSCVVELICSSPNLKTLNITAASSTQNPPESLEVNYSRMVQLKLHTVFLACVKGLESEICFIKFLLAYSPYLKKMIINTFSTRLFGGDGDRGAIIFTTKLLKLHRTSPVSEIDFKWY